From the Halichoerus grypus chromosome 3, mHalGry1.hap1.1, whole genome shotgun sequence genome, one window contains:
- the RAB11FIP1 gene encoding rab11 family-interacting protein 1 isoform X2 translates to MKPHWCALTQLMKSPLQGIQDQKKEKIIHNIRKNKLWYTLKSKPGKKDKERGEIEVDIQFMRNNMTASMFDLSMKDKSRNPFGKLKDKIKGKHKDSASDTASAIIPSVTPSADSDDESPSKDKKKKSKIKTLFSKSNLQKTPLSQSMSVLPTSKSDRVLLRPGDFQSQWEGDDHEDESSSASDVMSHKRTGSADAKQLNQINFSLPKKEGLSFLGGLRSKNDVLSRSNVCINGNHVYMEQPEAKSETKDSTPSSSPSPQGFRKQHLFSSTENLAPRSWKEPGDGGAVSSNRRFSESSTKDSPKSMSLLTYRPQGSGDIRENTAPASLEAAKETKESKKQENKKSSLLSLVTGKKDVAKGSEGGSLPTIPGKEKEGTLMEVQPRVDQPGPDEDLVKSSEKDTLAVISGWVKSLNPFEEVPITEPEADREPKSEPAPAVGSTRAPQTKAVKPRLDVSPEAQPTARLPSSPDSPLFFSALLSSSGHTPVPSKSGHGAETPSSESPSVFSFSSPIVAPISTSTPVENWPSTDKGQARPEEPSLLLKAELPRESLTQVPKTISGGSGSLSKKLPTPACKGTEDSPTRKTSEVGPESTVGSDLEKSLLKQPEMGHQGEDLRFPPSERDYVPSFQEAQEVTFALSLRSGQTESPVGRPPMGADTDSESLSASFGENGLQEDSMTSAMKEGVPPLQMGESAPPLGSVMQRHGENVGESRKKIKKHVSFSEQLFTQEELEKSAGPVEEDRSDPQELTPEDAAAGNVSDREPAGSLHAEDAEKGAVSPPGRAKCGVPASEAGPLPRPSCEESVSEGPVSEASSGKDIPLLRIEPDDILMAQNQSKASDHEGLLSDPLSGLHSTAGVNSPVMADVGLTLPSIPEVASDDERVDQVEDDRETAHVAALEGGPSSLSLSPARPEMEKGPRGEADGWAAPAESPHDLRSEAPQASAAASSGPAAASGIHKPDLGKGSRLDKRLPGPGGGEKGKLMGNGRPRQPPDRALDSPISSPSFSETFPVTHSSPSSPHADTHPTGTAESQKKATAEGSAGKVENSSKRKPLLQAWVSPSETHPVSAQPSAATGSAKHRLHPVKPMNTTAIKIANSSLGTATIISENLINETMMKKYNPSDPAFAYAQLTHDELIQLVLKQKETISKKEFQVRELEDYIDNLLVRVMEETPNILRIPAQVGKKAGKM, encoded by the exons ATGAAACCTCACTGGTGTGCCCTAACACAGCTGATGAAGTCACCGCTTCAAGGAATACAggaccaaaaaaaggaaaaaatcatacataacattaggaaaaataaact GTGGTATACCTTGAAATCCAAACCAGGAAAGAAGGATAAAGAGCGAGGAGAAATTGAGGTTGACATCCAGTTTATGAGAAACAACATGACTGCTAGCATGTTTGACCTCTCCATGAAAGACAAGTCTCGGAATCCATTTGGGAAACTGAAGGACAAGATCAAGGGGAAGCATAAGGATAGCGCGTCAGATACTGCTTCAGCCATCATTCCCAGCGTGACACCCTCCGCTGACAGTGATGATGAGTCTCCTtccaaagacaagaaaaagaaatcgaAGATCAAGACCCTGTTTTCCAAGTCAAATTTGCAGAAAACGCCACTTTCCCAGTCCATGTCCGTCCTGCCTACTTCAAAGTCAGACCGAGTGCTGCTTCGTCCTGGAGACTTTCAGTCCCAGTGGGAGGGTGATGACCATGAGGATGAATCCTCCTCTGCCTCGGATG TCATGTCTCACAAGAGGACGGGGAGCGCAGATGCTAAGCAGCTGAACCAGATCAATTTCAGCCTTCCCAAGAAGGAAGGACTCTCCTTTCTTGGCGGCCTCCGGTCTAAGAATGACGTCCTTTCTCGCTCTAATGTCTGTATCAACGGGAACCATGTTTACATGGAGCAGCCGGAAGCCAAGAGTGAGACCAAGGACAGCACCCCCTCCTCTTCCCCGTCCCCCCAGGGCTTCAGGAAGCAGCATCTGTTCTCCTCCACCGAGAACCTGGCTCCTAGGTCTTGGAAGGAGCCTGGAGATGGAGGGGCGGTGTCTTCCAACAGGCGGTTCTCTGAGTCTTCCACAAAGGACTCTCCGAAATCCATGTCTCTGCTGACCTACCGGCCGCAGGGCAGTGGGGATATTCGGGAGAACACGGCTCCGGCGAGCTTGGAAGCTgcaaaagaaaccaaagagagCAAGAAGCAGGAGAACAAGAAGTCCTCTTTGCTTTCTCTGGTGACGGGAAAGAAGGACGTGGCTAAGGGCAGTGAGGGTGGAAGCCTGCCTACCAtcccagggaaggagaaggaaggcacGCTGATGGAAGTCCAACCAAGGGTGGACCAGCCTGGGCCTGACGAAGACCTAGTGAAAAGCTCTGAGAAGGACACTCTGGCTGTCATCTCTGGATGGGTTAAATCCCTGAATCCCTTTGAAGAAGTGCCGATCACAGAACCGGAAGCTGACCGAGAGCCCAAGTCAGAACCTGCACCAGCTGTCGGCTCTACAAGGGCTCCGCAGACCAAAGCTGTCAAGCCTCG ACTGGACGTGTCTCCAGAGGCTCAACCCACAGCCAGGCTTCCTTCTTCCCCTgactctcctctcttcttctctgctcttctttccAGTTCTGGCCACACACCAGTCCCTTCTAAATCGGGGCATGGTGCAGAGACACCGTCCTCTGAatctccctctgtcttctctttctcatctccCATAGTGGCTCCCATTTCCACCTCCACGCCGGTTGAGAACTGGCCTTCCACAGACAAGGGCCAAGCCCGTCCTGAAGAGCCATCTTTGCTCCTTAAGGCAGAATTGCCAAGGGAGAGTTTAACACAAGTTCCAAAGACTATTTCTGGTGGCTCGGGGTCACTTTCCAAAAAGCTACCCACTCCAGCTTGTAAAGGGACGGAAGATTCTCCCACGAGGAAGACCAGTGAGGTAGGCCCAGAGAGCACCGTCGGTAGTGACTTAGAAAAGTCTCTCCTGAAGCAGCCTGAAATGGGGCACCAGGGGGAAGATCTGAGGTTTCCCCCCTCAGAACGAGACTACGTCCCTTCATTTCAGGAGGCCCAAGAAGTAACATTCGCCCTTTCACTCAGAAGTGGGCAGACTGAAAGCCCAGTGGGGAGGCCTCCGATGGGGGCAGACACAGACTCGGAGAGTCTGTCTGCATCTTTTGGGGAGAACGGACTTCAGGAAGACAGCATGACTTCTGCCATGAAGGAAGGGGTGCCCCCTCTTCAGATGGGAGAATCGGCTCCCCCTCTTGGCTCCGTGATGCAGAGACACGGAGAGAATGTGGGCGAGAGCCGAAAGAAAATCAAGAAGCACGTGTCATTTTCTGAGCAGCTCTTTACGCAAGAGGAGCTAGAGAAGTCCGCCGGGCCGGTGGAAGAGGACAGAAGTGATCCCCAGGAGCTGACGCCTGAAGATGCCGCTGCTGGAAACGTGTCAGACCGGGAGCCTGCTGGGTCCCTCCACGCAGAGGACGCAGAGAAGGGCGCGGTGTCCCCACCCGGGCGCGCGAAGTGTGGTGTGCCGGCTTCTGAGGcaggcccccttccccgcccctcaTGCGAGGAGAGCGTCTCTGAAGGCCCCGTGAGTGAAGCAAGCTCAGGGAAAGACATTCCCCTCTTGAGGATCGAGCCAGACGATATACTTATGGCTCAAAATCAGAGCAAAGCCAGTGATCACGAAGGTTTATTGTCCGATCCCCTGAGTGGCCTTCACTCTACCGCAGGTGTGAACTCTCCAGTCATGGCTGATGTGGGCTTAACCCTTCCTTCCATTCCTGAGGTGGCATCGGATGATGAGAGAGTGGATCAGGTTGAAGACGACAGAGAGACAGCCCACGTGGCAGCCCTGGAAGGAGGGCCTTCTTCCTTGAGCCTGTCCCCTGCCCGTCCTGAGATGGAAAAGGGGCCGAGGGGCGAGGCAGACGGGTGGGCGGCGCCTGCGGAGAGCCCGCATGACCTCAGGTCAGAGGCACCCCAAGCATCTGCTGCAGCGTCTTCAGGTCCAGCTGCCGCTTCAGGAATTCACAAACCAGATCTTGGCAAGGGCTCACGCTTGGATAAACGGCTGCCAGGTCCTGGCGGTGGTGAGAAGGGAAAGCTGATGGGAAATGGGAGGCCACGCCAGCCTCCTGATAGGGCCCTGGATTCTCCTATATCCAGCCCCTCCTTTTCTGAGACCTTTCCTGTTACACACTCTTCCCCCAGCAGCCCACACGCTGACACTCACCCCACCGGTACAGCAGAATCTCAAAAAAAAGCAACAGCAGAGGGCTCCGCTGGTAAGGTGGAAAATTCTAGCAAGAGGAAGCCGCTTCTTCAGGCCTGGGTCTCACCCTCAGAGACACATCCAGTGTCAGCTCAGCCGAGCGCGGCAACGGGGTCAGCCAAGCACAG ACTCCACCCCGTGAAGCCAATGAACACAACAGCCATCAAGATTGCTAACTCCAGCTTGGGCACCGCCACCATCATCAGTGAGAACTTGATCAATGAGACCATGATGAAG AAATACAACCCTTCGGACCCCGCCTTTGCTTATGCACAGCTAACCCACGATGAGCTGATCCAGTTGGTCCTCAAACAGAAGGAGACGATAAGCAAGAAGGAGTTTCAGGTTCGCGAGCTGGAAGACTACATTGACAATCTGCTCGTCAGGGTCATGGAGGAGACCCCCAACATCCTCCGTATTCCGGCTCAGGTCGGCAAAAAGGCAGGAAAGATGTGA
- the RAB11FIP1 gene encoding rab11 family-interacting protein 1 isoform X1: protein MSLAASAGRGPGAVWSPTHVQVTVLQARGLRAKGPGGTSDAYAVIQVGKEKYATSVSERSLGAPVWREEATFELPPLLSDGAAAAATLQLTVLHRALLGLDKFLGRAEVDLRELHRDQGRRKTQWYTLKSKPGKKDKERGEIEVDIQFMRNNMTASMFDLSMKDKSRNPFGKLKDKIKGKHKDSASDTASAIIPSVTPSADSDDESPSKDKKKKSKIKTLFSKSNLQKTPLSQSMSVLPTSKSDRVLLRPGDFQSQWEGDDHEDESSSASDVMSHKRTGSADAKQLNQINFSLPKKEGLSFLGGLRSKNDVLSRSNVCINGNHVYMEQPEAKSETKDSTPSSSPSPQGFRKQHLFSSTENLAPRSWKEPGDGGAVSSNRRFSESSTKDSPKSMSLLTYRPQGSGDIRENTAPASLEAAKETKESKKQENKKSSLLSLVTGKKDVAKGSEGGSLPTIPGKEKEGTLMEVQPRVDQPGPDEDLVKSSEKDTLAVISGWVKSLNPFEEVPITEPEADREPKSEPAPAVGSTRAPQTKAVKPRLDVSPEAQPTARLPSSPDSPLFFSALLSSSGHTPVPSKSGHGAETPSSESPSVFSFSSPIVAPISTSTPVENWPSTDKGQARPEEPSLLLKAELPRESLTQVPKTISGGSGSLSKKLPTPACKGTEDSPTRKTSEVGPESTVGSDLEKSLLKQPEMGHQGEDLRFPPSERDYVPSFQEAQEVTFALSLRSGQTESPVGRPPMGADTDSESLSASFGENGLQEDSMTSAMKEGVPPLQMGESAPPLGSVMQRHGENVGESRKKIKKHVSFSEQLFTQEELEKSAGPVEEDRSDPQELTPEDAAAGNVSDREPAGSLHAEDAEKGAVSPPGRAKCGVPASEAGPLPRPSCEESVSEGPVSEASSGKDIPLLRIEPDDILMAQNQSKASDHEGLLSDPLSGLHSTAGVNSPVMADVGLTLPSIPEVASDDERVDQVEDDRETAHVAALEGGPSSLSLSPARPEMEKGPRGEADGWAAPAESPHDLRSEAPQASAAASSGPAAASGIHKPDLGKGSRLDKRLPGPGGGEKGKLMGNGRPRQPPDRALDSPISSPSFSETFPVTHSSPSSPHADTHPTGTAESQKKATAEGSAGKVENSSKRKPLLQAWVSPSETHPVSAQPSAATGSAKHRLHPVKPMNTTAIKIANSSLGTATIISENLINETMMKKYNPSDPAFAYAQLTHDELIQLVLKQKETISKKEFQVRELEDYIDNLLVRVMEETPNILRIPAQVGKKAGKM, encoded by the exons GTGGTATACCTTGAAATCCAAACCAGGAAAGAAGGATAAAGAGCGAGGAGAAATTGAGGTTGACATCCAGTTTATGAGAAACAACATGACTGCTAGCATGTTTGACCTCTCCATGAAAGACAAGTCTCGGAATCCATTTGGGAAACTGAAGGACAAGATCAAGGGGAAGCATAAGGATAGCGCGTCAGATACTGCTTCAGCCATCATTCCCAGCGTGACACCCTCCGCTGACAGTGATGATGAGTCTCCTtccaaagacaagaaaaagaaatcgaAGATCAAGACCCTGTTTTCCAAGTCAAATTTGCAGAAAACGCCACTTTCCCAGTCCATGTCCGTCCTGCCTACTTCAAAGTCAGACCGAGTGCTGCTTCGTCCTGGAGACTTTCAGTCCCAGTGGGAGGGTGATGACCATGAGGATGAATCCTCCTCTGCCTCGGATG TCATGTCTCACAAGAGGACGGGGAGCGCAGATGCTAAGCAGCTGAACCAGATCAATTTCAGCCTTCCCAAGAAGGAAGGACTCTCCTTTCTTGGCGGCCTCCGGTCTAAGAATGACGTCCTTTCTCGCTCTAATGTCTGTATCAACGGGAACCATGTTTACATGGAGCAGCCGGAAGCCAAGAGTGAGACCAAGGACAGCACCCCCTCCTCTTCCCCGTCCCCCCAGGGCTTCAGGAAGCAGCATCTGTTCTCCTCCACCGAGAACCTGGCTCCTAGGTCTTGGAAGGAGCCTGGAGATGGAGGGGCGGTGTCTTCCAACAGGCGGTTCTCTGAGTCTTCCACAAAGGACTCTCCGAAATCCATGTCTCTGCTGACCTACCGGCCGCAGGGCAGTGGGGATATTCGGGAGAACACGGCTCCGGCGAGCTTGGAAGCTgcaaaagaaaccaaagagagCAAGAAGCAGGAGAACAAGAAGTCCTCTTTGCTTTCTCTGGTGACGGGAAAGAAGGACGTGGCTAAGGGCAGTGAGGGTGGAAGCCTGCCTACCAtcccagggaaggagaaggaaggcacGCTGATGGAAGTCCAACCAAGGGTGGACCAGCCTGGGCCTGACGAAGACCTAGTGAAAAGCTCTGAGAAGGACACTCTGGCTGTCATCTCTGGATGGGTTAAATCCCTGAATCCCTTTGAAGAAGTGCCGATCACAGAACCGGAAGCTGACCGAGAGCCCAAGTCAGAACCTGCACCAGCTGTCGGCTCTACAAGGGCTCCGCAGACCAAAGCTGTCAAGCCTCG ACTGGACGTGTCTCCAGAGGCTCAACCCACAGCCAGGCTTCCTTCTTCCCCTgactctcctctcttcttctctgctcttctttccAGTTCTGGCCACACACCAGTCCCTTCTAAATCGGGGCATGGTGCAGAGACACCGTCCTCTGAatctccctctgtcttctctttctcatctccCATAGTGGCTCCCATTTCCACCTCCACGCCGGTTGAGAACTGGCCTTCCACAGACAAGGGCCAAGCCCGTCCTGAAGAGCCATCTTTGCTCCTTAAGGCAGAATTGCCAAGGGAGAGTTTAACACAAGTTCCAAAGACTATTTCTGGTGGCTCGGGGTCACTTTCCAAAAAGCTACCCACTCCAGCTTGTAAAGGGACGGAAGATTCTCCCACGAGGAAGACCAGTGAGGTAGGCCCAGAGAGCACCGTCGGTAGTGACTTAGAAAAGTCTCTCCTGAAGCAGCCTGAAATGGGGCACCAGGGGGAAGATCTGAGGTTTCCCCCCTCAGAACGAGACTACGTCCCTTCATTTCAGGAGGCCCAAGAAGTAACATTCGCCCTTTCACTCAGAAGTGGGCAGACTGAAAGCCCAGTGGGGAGGCCTCCGATGGGGGCAGACACAGACTCGGAGAGTCTGTCTGCATCTTTTGGGGAGAACGGACTTCAGGAAGACAGCATGACTTCTGCCATGAAGGAAGGGGTGCCCCCTCTTCAGATGGGAGAATCGGCTCCCCCTCTTGGCTCCGTGATGCAGAGACACGGAGAGAATGTGGGCGAGAGCCGAAAGAAAATCAAGAAGCACGTGTCATTTTCTGAGCAGCTCTTTACGCAAGAGGAGCTAGAGAAGTCCGCCGGGCCGGTGGAAGAGGACAGAAGTGATCCCCAGGAGCTGACGCCTGAAGATGCCGCTGCTGGAAACGTGTCAGACCGGGAGCCTGCTGGGTCCCTCCACGCAGAGGACGCAGAGAAGGGCGCGGTGTCCCCACCCGGGCGCGCGAAGTGTGGTGTGCCGGCTTCTGAGGcaggcccccttccccgcccctcaTGCGAGGAGAGCGTCTCTGAAGGCCCCGTGAGTGAAGCAAGCTCAGGGAAAGACATTCCCCTCTTGAGGATCGAGCCAGACGATATACTTATGGCTCAAAATCAGAGCAAAGCCAGTGATCACGAAGGTTTATTGTCCGATCCCCTGAGTGGCCTTCACTCTACCGCAGGTGTGAACTCTCCAGTCATGGCTGATGTGGGCTTAACCCTTCCTTCCATTCCTGAGGTGGCATCGGATGATGAGAGAGTGGATCAGGTTGAAGACGACAGAGAGACAGCCCACGTGGCAGCCCTGGAAGGAGGGCCTTCTTCCTTGAGCCTGTCCCCTGCCCGTCCTGAGATGGAAAAGGGGCCGAGGGGCGAGGCAGACGGGTGGGCGGCGCCTGCGGAGAGCCCGCATGACCTCAGGTCAGAGGCACCCCAAGCATCTGCTGCAGCGTCTTCAGGTCCAGCTGCCGCTTCAGGAATTCACAAACCAGATCTTGGCAAGGGCTCACGCTTGGATAAACGGCTGCCAGGTCCTGGCGGTGGTGAGAAGGGAAAGCTGATGGGAAATGGGAGGCCACGCCAGCCTCCTGATAGGGCCCTGGATTCTCCTATATCCAGCCCCTCCTTTTCTGAGACCTTTCCTGTTACACACTCTTCCCCCAGCAGCCCACACGCTGACACTCACCCCACCGGTACAGCAGAATCTCAAAAAAAAGCAACAGCAGAGGGCTCCGCTGGTAAGGTGGAAAATTCTAGCAAGAGGAAGCCGCTTCTTCAGGCCTGGGTCTCACCCTCAGAGACACATCCAGTGTCAGCTCAGCCGAGCGCGGCAACGGGGTCAGCCAAGCACAG ACTCCACCCCGTGAAGCCAATGAACACAACAGCCATCAAGATTGCTAACTCCAGCTTGGGCACCGCCACCATCATCAGTGAGAACTTGATCAATGAGACCATGATGAAG AAATACAACCCTTCGGACCCCGCCTTTGCTTATGCACAGCTAACCCACGATGAGCTGATCCAGTTGGTCCTCAAACAGAAGGAGACGATAAGCAAGAAGGAGTTTCAGGTTCGCGAGCTGGAAGACTACATTGACAATCTGCTCGTCAGGGTCATGGAGGAGACCCCCAACATCCTCCGTATTCCGGCTCAGGTCGGCAAAAAGGCAGGAAAGATGTGA